One region of Mangifera indica cultivar Alphonso chromosome 3, CATAS_Mindica_2.1, whole genome shotgun sequence genomic DNA includes:
- the LOC123210450 gene encoding 40S ribosomal protein S21, which yields MQNEEGQNMDLYIPRKCSATNRLITSKDHASVQINIGHVDENGIYTGQFSTFALCGFVRAQGDADSALDRLWQKKKVEVRQQ from the exons ATGCAGAACGAAGAGGGTCAAAACATGGATCTCTATATTCCCAGGAAATG TTCGGCTACAAATAGGCTGATTACTTCAAAGGACCATGCGTCTGTTCAGATAAACATTGGTCATGTTGATGAGAATGGCATTTACACTGGGCAATTTTCTACATTTGCGCTTTGCGGTTTTGTCCGAGCTCAG GGAGACGCCGACAGTGCATTGGACCGGCTCTGGCAGAAGAAGAAGGTTGAAGTCCGACAGCAGTAG